Within Bacillus sp. Marseille-Q1617, the genomic segment TGACGCTTTAATGATTTCCTCTGTATCAGTGGACGGACTAAGCCAGTCACTCAAGCGCGCCAAAGATAAAGGAGTCAAAATTCTCACGTGGGACTCTGATGTAAAACCTGAAGATCGTTCCTTCTATATCAACCAGGGAACGCCGGACCAACTAGCCGAGCTGCTGATTAAAATGACGTCCGATCAGATCGGCGATTCCGGCAAGGTCGCGTTCTTCTACTCCAGCCCGACCGTTACGGATCAGAACCAATGGGTCACAAAAGCCAAAGAAATCATCGCAGACAAATACCCGAACTGGGAAATTGTCACCACCCAATACGGTGAAAACGATGCTCAAAAATCACTGACTGTCGGAGAAAGCATTCTGAAAACATATCCTGATATTGATGCCGTCATCTGCCCGGATGCCACCGCCCTCCCTGCCATGGCCCAGGCAGCAGAAAACCTGGATAAAGCAGGCAATGTCGTTGTAACCGGATTCTCCACACCAAACGTCATGCGCGACTACGTCAAACGCGACACCGTCAAACAATTCGGATTATGGGATGTTAAGAAACAAGGGGCACTTGCTGCATATGTTGCCTACCTCATGACAGTAGAAGGAAAAGACCTTAAAGTCGGAGACGAGTTCGAAGTACCTGAAATCGGCAAGGTAAAGATCGAGCCGAACAGTATTTAAGGGTATGATTATGAAGCTGAGGACAGCGGGATTATTCTATTGCCTGAGCGGGTTGTGTTTACGAAGGATAATATTGATGAGTATGATTTTTAAATAAGATAATGTAAAGGATTGATAAATTGCCGGAAGGCTTTTGATCAATCCTTTTTTCTGTGAAACGGGGACGGTTCTCACCCTACTTTTACCGCGTAACCATGTTTGCAGGGATGAATATGTTGTGATGAGTTTTTATTAAATGAGAAAAGTAGAGTGGGAACCGTCCCCACCACTGAGGGAGTTTAAGCACACCTTTTCAAGATCTTTGTTACTTAGAGTGGCATTTTTATCGATTTAACTGATACGGTTCACACCGAATAGTATTTCAACAAAGATATGTTATTTTCTTTTGATTTTCCTTTTTAGAAATATTATGACCATATGTCTGTATTCATTAACTTGTAAGACTAAAATATTTTTTGCTTTTTTGTTGACTTAAACTTTGGTTTAAGTCGTATCATATCCTGTCGACAACGAAAGATAAAATTTGGAGGTCTCCAGATGAAATATTGTTCAATAACCGTAACTTCAGCCAAATTCAATATTCCAGAACCAACATTACGTTATTATGAAAAAAAAGGATTACTACCACTAATGGAGCGTGATGAAGCTGGTAGGCGGTTATTTTCAGAACGCTCAGTATTGGCGAGTTTTCTTTTTATACGCCATTCCTTCTTCAATGTAGTGTAGTGTTTTGAGGGAACCAAAGATCCGTCACTTCACTTTAGGACAAAAAGTAGGGGATTTATGCTTTTTAATAGACTTAGGAAAAGGTCCTCCTTATTCAAGAAAAGCCC encodes:
- a CDS encoding MerR family DNA-binding transcriptional regulator, producing MKYCSITVTSAKFNIPEPTLRYYEKKGLLPLMERDEAGRRLFSERSVLASFLFIRHSFFNVV